From Micromonospora echinospora:
GAGTTGATCCAGGAACCGCTTGTGTTCCGGAGTGATGAGCACGGTCAGGTCGTGCACCTTGTTGATGGCCGCCGACTCGGCATCGAACTCCGACTGCTCCAGGTCGACGTCGCGCTCCTCCAGATAGCTCAAGACGTGCAGCATGCAGTACCCGGACCAGTCGTACTCCTTCCGCGGCTCGCGTCCGTGCTCGGCGAGGTAGGAGCCGAGTGACGATGGCGATGTGCGGGCGAGGTGGGCCAACTCGGGGATGCTTCTCCTGGGGACCAGGGTCAGTGACGCGACAGCAGACAACGCACCCTCCGTCGTACGAACTCTGCCGGGCAGGCTACGGGGAGGGAGCGACAACGTGTCAGCGGATCGTTGGGGCGGCCGGGCATCGGTAGGTCCCCGGAGTGATCCCGGGACTGAATATGGGACACCGCGACCCGCCCTCCGCCACGCAGACCCACGGGCCCGAGGTGAGCGGCCCGCATCCAATCCGCATCCCGCGTTGCGACCGCCTCGCCCAGCCGGTTGGCGACCGCGTCCAGGTCGTCACCGAACAGAGCCACGGACACGTCCAGGTGATGGTGCGGGGGAGCCGGACCAGCCGGCGGCAGCGGCCCAGGCCAGCAGTACGCCCATGGTCAGGCCGGGCGGCAGGTACCAGAACGTGAGGAATCCGGCTGGTGGCGTCAACGGCAGTGCCGCGACGAGCGCCCATGCGACGCGGCGCGGCAGCACGCCGCGACGCAGCCCCTGCAGCCCACACCAGACGGTGCCCACCAGGGCCGCCAACAGGGCCACGAGGTCGAACATCCACCCGTACCCGGGGCTGCTGTATTCCAGGCCGATCGCGATGGCCGCGGTGAGGAGCCCGTACCTCGTGAGGCGGCGGGGCGTCGCGGTGGCGTGGCCGGTGACCGTCCAGACGAGCGGCAGCGCCAGCAGCACGGACACGAAGAAGGGCCCGCGCCAGATCCACGCCGGCTCCCCACCGTCGAACAACGGCAGGTTCTCGGCCATCCATCGCGACGGAGCGGGGAGGGAGCTGACGGCTCGGCCGCCGCCGACCTCCCACTGCGTGGCCATAGCGGCGCCGAGCACCGCCGCGATCACCGGTGCGAGAACCGCCAGGACGCGCCGCCAGCGGGCGACCGGCAACCTGTCCTCGACGCCGGTCGGGCCGGCGCGATCGGGTACGTGCTGCGGACGCTCTTGTCCCATCGGTCGATCGTCATTGCGTCGCCGGGAAATCTCATCAGGGGAACAGCCGAGATCACCATCGGCGTATCGGCGGTCCACGTGGGTTGTCTCGGTCCGCGGCGGTCAGCGCACCAGCAGGTCGATGACGCCCGTCAGGTCCTCCTCGCCGCTGCCCTCGGCCAGCCGGCGGCGCATCAGCTCGAAGTAGGGGCTGAGTAGTTCCGGGCTGACGCCCTGCTGCTCGGCGGTGCTGAGGAACGTCGGCGTGCCGGCTACCTGCATGGCGAGGTTGGAGACGACGCCCTTCGTGTAGTCGCCGCTCCGCAACTGGTCGGCGGTCTGGTGAACGGCCGGGGCCATCGCGACGAGCCAGTCGGCGAGCAGCGGGGCCAGCGACGTGGGGTCGATGTCCTCCCGGCGGATCAGGGCGAAGGCGTGCGCTGCCCCGGCGAACATCCCGTACATGGCGCTGAGCAGGGCGACGTCGTGCAGGGCGGCGAAGCCCGCGTCCCGGCCGACATAGGTGGTGCCGGCCGGGACGCCGAGCGTCTCCCGGTGCCGTTCGAACAGCTCGCGGGAGCCGCTGTAGAAGACGTAGCCGCCCGCGTCCGGGACGCCGATCATCGGAGGAACGGCCATGATCCCGCCGTCGAGGTAGCGGGCGCCGCGCTCGCGGGCCCAGTCGGCTCGGACGCGGGCGTGGGCGGGCGTACTCGTGGTCAGGTTGACCAGGTCCTTGCCGGCCAGGTCGGTGCCGGCCAGCACCTCCTCGACCGAGGCGTCGTCCAGCAGGCAGACGACGACAAGGGTGTTCGCTGCGACGGCCTCGGCGGCGCTCTCCGCGGCCCTCGCTCCTTCGGCGCAGATCGCCGCGGCGCGGGCCGGGGTGCGGTTCCAGACGGTGAGCGGGTGGCCGGCGGCGAGCCAGGCGCGGCCCAGCGCGGCGCCCATCGCGCCGAGGCCCAGCAGCGTGACGGGCGTCTTCTCCACAGTGTCGTGTGCCATGCCGATCAGGCTGGTCGCAGGCCCGCAGATGATCAAGTACGCACTTCGGAGTAGGTGGTTACTCTGAGGTGAGCGAGCAGGTCGGAAGGGCGGGGGCATGACGACGTTGAACCGGCCGGGCGCACCGGACGGCCATGTCTGCGGGATCGACGCCGCGATGGAGGTGATCGGGGGCAAGTGGAAGGTGCTGATCCTCTGGGCACTTCACGAGCACCCGTACCGCCGCTTCGGCGAATTGCGCCGGCTGCTGCCGGGGATCACCGAGAAGGTGCTGGCCGCACACCTGCGCGAGATGGAGGCGGACGGCGTCGTGCGTCGCGTCTCCTACGACGAGGTGCCGCCGCGCGTCGAGTACTCGCTGACCGAGGACGGCGTACGGCTCAACGACGCGCTCGAACCGCTGGCCGCGTGGGGCCGTGAGCGGCGGGACGTGGGAGGCTCCCGCCCGTGACGGACGACGAGTCGAAAGTCGTGCAGCTCTACTGCCGTTTCGAGATCAGGGTCGACGACCCGGAGGCGGTGTTCGAGGCCGCCGAACGGGAGTTGCGGAGCGCCGACGTCGGCTGGCCGGGCGAGCAGGAGACCCTGGACGAGGCGGTTGCCGAGCTGCGGGGAGACCTGGCGCAGTCGGTCGCCGGCCTGGTCGACCCCGACCGGGTGTTGGCCGGTGTGCCCGGTCTGGAGGTACGCCGGGGGCGGTGGTGGGCCGAGGTCGGGCCGCCGTCCGATCGGTTCCAGCCCGGCTTCGGCTCGCCGGAGGAGGACGCCAATCGCTAGCGCTGCTTCGCGCGCTGCCGGGCGGCCTCGTACAGCGCCACCGTCCCGGCCGCCGCCGCGTTCAGCGAACTGGCCGCACCGACGATCGGGATGCGTACCATCCGGTCGGCAGCCTCCTGCCAGCCCTTGCTGAGTCCGTGCGTCTCGTTGCCGACGAGCAGGACAGTGGGCCCGGTCAGGTCGTGCTCCGCGACGTCCACGTCGCCGTGTTCGTCCGTACCGATGATCTGGATCTGTGGTCCCTCCTTCCGCGCCGCGGCGACCCAGTCGAGGACGGCGTGGTGGCTGGGGACGCGCACGGCCGGTACGGCGAACAGCGACCCGGTGCTGGCCCGTACCGCCTTCGGGTCGTAGGGGTCGGCGGCGTGGCCGGTGACCACCACGCCGGACGCGCCGAAGGCGTCGGCGGAACGGATCAGCGTGCCGATGTTGCCCGGGGTCTTGGGGCGGTCGAAGACCACCACGAGCATGTCGGGCCCGACCGGGATGCGGGCCAGGTCGTCATCGGGCTGCGCCACCACGGCCAGCAGTTCGGGTGACTCCTCCTCCTTGCCGCTGAGTTCCCGCATCAGTTCGGGCGCGAGGGCGACCCGCCGGGCGTCGGCGCGGTCGAGCAGTTCCCGGCACCAGCGGGACAGCGGCTGCCGGTCCGGGTACAGCAGCGCCCGGATCTCCCACCCCTGTTCCAGGGCGACGGTGATCGGGCGTACCCCCTGGACCAGGAACTCCCCGGCACGCTGGCGCTTGTTGCGGTTGGTCAGCAGCGCCTGCCACTGCTGGAAGCTCGCGTTCCGGGTGGTGATCGTCAAGGTCTTCGCCACGTAGCCGATTCAACCCCATCGGGGGTCGGTCCCGGGGTTGCGGCCCCCGGCGACGATGGTCAGGTGATCAACCGCCGGTCGTTCCTGATCCACCTCGCATGCGTACTGCTGGTGGCCGGCGGCGGCGCGTTGCTGTGGCTGCCGTTCCACACCCAGATGGAGCTGGACGACTGGGCGGTGACGCTGCGTGAGCGGGGTACGCCCGCGCGGGCGGTCGTCGTCGATCAGGTGACGAAGAGCGGCGGCAACCGGAGTTCCTCGTCGAGGACCATGTACTTCAGCTACGAGCTCGACGGCCGGACGCACGCGCAGGAGGTGGCCTGCTTCGAGGTGTGCCGGGCCGCCGGGGCCGAGGTGCCGATCTGGGTGAACCCGGCGGACCCGGGCGACTTCGTGACCGACTTCGGGCAGCTCAGCGGCCACCGCGGCCGTGTGCAGGGCGTCCTCGGCGTGGTCGGGCTGGCCGTCCTGGGCGTCGGGGTGGTGCTGACCCTGTCCCGTATCAGGCGTCGGCGTTCCAACCGGCCGCGCCGCGACCGGCCGCGCCGGATGGAGCCGGCGGCGGACGGTCGCGGGTACGTGGGCCGGGGCAAGCGCAAGCGCAACGTCCGGCCCTGACCACGGACCTCAGCGGTACAGGGTCTCCAGGTAGGCCGGGCCGTAATGGCGTTCCAGGTCGGCCAGGCTCTCCGCCGGGGCCTCCACCTCTTTGATCAGCCGGGCCCGGGCCGGCAGCACGTCCGGCTGCCAGGTCTCCGGCTGCCACAGCTCGGAACGGAGGAAAGCCTTCGCGCAGTGGTAGAAGATCTGCTCGATCGCGACCTCGACGGCCAGCAGCGGCCGGTGGCCCTTGACCTCCATGTCGTCGAACCACGGCGCGTCGGCGATCAGCCGGGCCCGCCCGTTGATCCGCAGCGTGTCGGTGCGGCCGGGGATCAGGAAGATCAGCCCGACGTGCGGGTTGGCCAGGATATTGCGGTAGCCGTCGGCCCGCCGGTTGCCGGGCCGCTCCGGGATGGCGATCGTGGTGTCGTCCAGCACGAGCGCGAAGCCGGGCGGGTCACCCTTCGGGGAGACGTCGCAGGTGCCGTCCGCGCCAGCGGTGGCGATCAGGCAGAACGGTGACGCGGCGAGCCACTCCCGGTCGCGTTCGTGCAGCGTACGGCGGTCCTTGGCGGCCGCGCGCGGCATCGGCGTCCCGATCAGCTCGCGTAGTTCGGCCTCGCTGGTGATCTCCCGGGTCGTCACGTCTTCCTCCCCCGTCCGTTGATCGTCACGACGGTTCCGGCCCGCGACGGGCTGGTTTCCGCCACTGTCAGCCTAGGAGACGCGTCGAGTGCCGGGTTTGCCCCCGGGACCGGCGGGTAGGGACCGGTTCGCAGCGTGCGTCCGGACGTGACGGATGGAGGCCGAGATGGAGAGCCGACTGAAGGTGCTCGGCCATCCCGTGCACCCGATGCTCGTGATGTTTCCGGTGGCGCTTCTCGTGACCGCGGTGATCTTCGATCTGGTGGACACCGTGGGCGGACCGGACTTCCTCGGCGAGGTGGCGTACTGGAACATCACAGTCGGCCTGATCGGCGGCCTGCTGGCCGCGGCGGCCGGGGCGTTCGACCTGCTCGCCCTACCGGTCGGTACCCGCGCGAAGCGGGTCGGGCTGACCCACGCCGCCGCCAACGTGGCGGTGATCCTGCTCTTCGCCGCGGTCTGGGTGGTCCGGCTCAACGCCGACTCGCGGGCCGCCGGTGGCGCGCTGATCGCGATCGAGGTGGTCGCGGTGGCGATCCTCGGGGTCAGCGCCTGGCTCGGCGGTGAGCTGGTGGACCGGCTCGGCGTCGGCGTCGACCCGGAGCACGATCTGAACGCGCCCAGCTCGCTGCGATCCCCCTCGGCGAACCAGCGGATCGGAGACGTGCGATGACCGAACAGAGCGGCGGACGGGGCTGGCGTGGCCGCCAGCAGGGCTGGGACCCGATGGGTGAGCTGCAGTCGCTGCGCTCCGAGCTGAGCCGGCTGGTCGGCGGACGCTCCGGCGGCCAGGACGTGGATCTGGCCGAGACGGCCGACGGCTGGGAGGTCGTCGTCCGGCTCCCCGGCGTGGCGCCGGAGGAGGTCGCCGTCGAGTTGGACGACCGGGAGCTGTGCGTCCGCGCCCGGTCGGAGGCCGAGGTCAACGCCGACCACGGCATCCCGGGCGGGTTCACCACCCGCGGCTTCGAGTACCGCGTCGACCTGCCGTCCCGCGTGGACCCGGACCGGATCGACGCGGTGATGGACCACGGCCTGCTGCGGGTACGCCTGCCCCGGGCAACCCGGCCCACGCCGCGCACCATCACCGTCGGCCGTACCGGCCCACGTGCGAGCGCCGACCGTACGCCGATGCCCGCCGACCCGGCCGCGGACCGGGAGCTGCACCACCCGGACACCGCGCTCGACGAGATCGACCGGCCGTAGGGGCCGCGTGACCAGCCCGTTCGACGACTCCAGCTCGGCGCGTCTGTCGCCGCGCCGCGACCTGGAGCCGTCGGTGCTCGGCCCGGTCGGCGAGCGCGTATCCGACGTCGAACGGATCGCCGTGCTGCGCGCCAACGCGCTCGGCGACTTCATCTTCGTGCTGCCGGCGCTGGACGCGCTGCGGTCGGCGTACCCGTCGGCGGAGATCGTGCTGCTCGGCGCGCCGTGGCACGCGGCGCTCTGGCGCGACCGGCCCGGCCCGGTGGATCGGGTGCTGGTGGTGCCGGCGGCGCCCGGCATCCGCGATCCCGGCGCCGGCGAGGAGCCGGGAGACGTCGCGGAGTTCCTGGCCGCGGCCCGTGCCGAGCGGTTCGACCTGGCCTTGCAGGTGCACGGCGGCGGGGCGAACTCCAACCCGCTGGTGGCGGGCCTGGGCGCGCGGGTCACCGCCGGCCTGCGGGCCGAGGGTGCGCCGCCGCTCGACCGCTGGCTGCGCTACGTCTACTACCAGCACGAGGTGATCCGCTACCTGGAGGTGGCCGCGCTGGTCGGCGCGCCCGCCACCACGATCGTCCCATCGCTCGCGGTGACCGCCGCCGACCGGGCCGAGGCCGCCGCCGTGCTCGGCCCGCAGAGGCGGCCGCTGGTGGCGCTGCACCCGGGCGCCACCGACACGCGGCGGCGCTGGCCGCCGGAATGCTTCGCCGAGGTCGCCCGCGCGCTCACCGGAGACGGGTACGAGGTGCTGGTCACCGGCACTCCCGCCGAGCAGGAGACGGTGGACGCGGTGGCGGCGGCCGCCGGCGTGCCGGTACGCCCGCAGGTCGGCACGCTCAGCCTCGGGGCGCTGGCCGCCGCGTACGCCGACTGCGCGCTCGTGGTCTCCAACGACACCGGACCGCTGCACCTGGCCGCCGCCGTGGGCGCGCCGACTGTCGGTGTGTTCTGGGTCGGCAACCTGATCAACGGGGCGTCGCCGCTGCGCGACCGGCACCGCCCGATCGCCGCCTGGACCACCCACTGCCCGGTCTGCGGCGTCGACTGCACACCGGGGATCTACCCGCACCGGCCCGGCGACGGGGAGTGCCCGCACCGGGTGTCGTTCGTGGCCGACGTGCCAGCGGTCGAGGTGATCGAGGCGGCCCGCGAGCTGCTCACACCTCCGCCGCCGACTCGCTGAGCACGACCTCCCACGCCTCCACGTCCCGCTCGGTGACAGTGGTCGGCGACTCCAAATGGTAGGCCCCGCTGGGCAGCACACCGGCGCCGCCGTGGCGCTCCAGCACCGCGAGCTGGGCGGCGACGTCCTCGCCCTGGTGCCGGTCGGGCAGCCGCTCCCAGAAGTCGAAGCCACCGGCCTCGACCAGCTTCGCCCGGTCGTAGAGCACGCAGCCGCCGATCCAGGAGACCTTGTACGCGCGCCACTGCCCCGGCGGCAGGTTCAGCTTCTCGGTGACGTGCAGCAGGTTCGCGGCCGGGTGGATGGACGCCCGATGCCACTCCGGCGTACCGGGCAGGATGCGTTCCGGCACCGGCCGCCCGGTCCACTCCTCGTAGTGCTCGTGCGTCTCCGGGCGGACGTCGTCGGCGTAGGAGAGCCCGTGCACCGCGTTGCCGACGAACCCGCAGCCCAGCTCGTCCAGCGCGGTGACCAGGCGGGACAGCGTGCCCGGCTCCAGCCACACGTCGTCGTCAAGGCAGAGCACGGCGTCCGCCGCCGACTGGGCGAGCAGGTAGGACCGGTGTTCGGCCAGGCCGCGCCGGGGCAGCCGCCGGGTCAGCAGCACCGGGTGCCCCCGGTGCCGCAACGCCCGGACCATCGTGGCGGCGGCCGGATGCGCGTACGCGGGCTCGCCGTCGGACTGGTCGCTGACCACCACCCCGAAGCCGGGTACGCCCTCCTGGGCGGCCAGCCCGGAGAGGGTGACAGCCAGTTCGGCGGGCCGGTTGCGGGTGGGAATCAGCACGTCGAGCCGCCGGTGCTGCCGGAACTGCCCGGGCGTGCCCGGGTCGAGCGGTCGGGTCACGCCGGCCTGCCTTCGCCCACGGCGGGGCTGTGCTGGTCAGGCACGGCCTCACGGCCCTCGCTTCGCTCGGTGCGTTCGCTCATGCCGACCGACTGGGCGCGGATCCGGTCGATGATCGCCGAGGTGGAGCGGTCCGGCACGTACCCGAGCGTGCGTACCTGCCCGCCCAGCCGCCGCACCAGCGGTGCCTCCGGCACCATCTCCGGCGGGTAGTCGCCGCCCTTGACGTAGACGTCCGGCCGGACCGCCTCGATCAGCCGGGCCGGCGAGTCCTCCTCGAAGACCACCACGTGGTCGACGCAGGCCAGCGCCGCCAGCAGGGCGATGCGGTCCTCGACCGGGTTGACCGGCCGGTCCGCGCCCTTGAGCCGGCGCACGCTGCCGTCCGAGTTGACCGCCACGATCAGCAGGTCACCGAGCGCGCGGGCCTGGGTCAGGTAGCGGACGTGCCCCGGGTGCAGCACGTCGAAGCAGCCGTTGGTGAACACCACCGACCGGCCGGCCTGCCGGTGCTCGTCCACGAGCGCGGCCAGTTCGTCGGCGCCGACCAACGCCGGGTGCCCGCCCTCCTCCGGGCCGGCGCCGAGTGCTGCGAGCAGGTCCTCCTGGCGGCACACGCAGGTGCCGGTGTCGGCCACCGTGATGGTGGCGGCGAGCTGCGCGAGCTGGGCGGCGGTGGGCAGGCCCGAGTCGGCGGCGAGCGCCAGCGTCATGGCCGCCAGGTACGCGTCCCCGGCGCCCACCGCGTGGCTGGCCGGGACCGGGGTGCTGTGGCTGCGCCGGGGCTCACCCTCGGCGCCGCCGACCACCGCGCCCTCGGTGTCCAGGGTCACCGCCACCACGTCCGCGCCGGTGTGCGCGCGCAGCTCGGGCAGGCGCGACTCGGCGAGCACGGCCCGGTCCACGCCGGTACCGGCGGTTGCGCTCACCGTCACGCCGGTGCCGGTGACGCTGAGTCCGTCCCCGGTCAGCGCCACCCGCTCCTCGCCGGGCGTCGGCTCGCCGGTCGGGCCGGTGGAGCCGTCGGTGGTCCGGGCGGCGGGCGCGCCCGAGGTCGGGTGCGGGCTACCAGGCGCGCGGTCGCCGGACCCGCCGGGCGCCGCGCCGACCATCAGCTCGGACGGGCCTTCGGCCTCCGGCGGGTGGTCCAGGTGCAGGTCACCACCATTGGGTACGGCGTTGCGCTCGCCGTGCGCGAAACCGGCGGCGGCGCGGGCCAGCAGCCGGGTGGCCTCGGCGAAGCTCGGCGTCACCACAGTCGGGTTCAGCCCACGCCAGTCGGCCAGATCGTGCGCGTCCAGCGCCACGGTGCCGTAGCGGTCCCGGTTGGCGACCAGCCAGGCGCGTACCGCCGAGGGCAGGCCGCCCAGTCCGTAGTCGCAGACCACGAGCGTGAGCGGCTGTCCCGGGGCCACCGCGCGCAGTTCCTCGGTGGCGCAGTGCAGCGCGGTCAGCAGCCGTGCCACCCCGTCGTCGTCCAGCGCGTCCTCCGGGCCGCCGGAGTCCTCCCGGAGCAGGATCTGGTTGCCGGCGAGCATCCGCCGCTTGACCGGCGTCGGGCGGCCGGGCTGGCTCACCGTACGGTCCCAGACCGCCGCGCGGTCCAGGCAGTCGTGCAGCTCGTCGCCGGCCACGTCGGCGCCGACCGGGGCGACCAGCGCGGCCCGGCCGCCGAGCGCCGCGACGTTCACCGCCGTGTTGGCGGCGCCCCCGGCCGCGGAGATCCGCCGCCGCAGGGTGAGGACCGGCGCGGGCGCCTCGCGGCAGAGCCGCTCCGACTCGGCGAACCGCCACTCGTCCAGCATGGCGTCCCCGACGACCAGCACGGGACGCTGCTGCCAGCTCGCCACCACGGTGGCCAGCCGGCGCTCTTCCGCTGCTGCTCCTGCCATGCCTCTGCGGATCCCCCCACGCCGTCAGGACAAACCTGGTGCGACGCGGGCCACCCGGTGCGCCCGGTTTCGCCGCATCGGCCGGGGGAACGGTTCAGACATACCCCGGAGAGGAGAGAAGAGCATGGCAGCGACACTTCAGGGCAAGCGCATCGCCTTCCTGGCCGCCGACGGCGTCGAGGAGGTCGAGTACACCCAGCCCCGGGAGGCGGTGGAGAACGCGGGCGCGCAGGTCGAGCTGGTCTCCCTCGACTCCGGCTCGATCCAGGCCTTCAACCACCTCGACCACGGCAAGCAGTACCAGGTCGACGTCACCGTCAAGGAGGCGGACGCCGGGGCGTACGACGGGCTGGTGCTGCCCGGCGGCGTGGCGAACCCGGACTTCCTGCGCGCGGACCCGGACGCGGTCCGGTTCGTGAAGTCGTTCTTCGACGCCGGCAAGCCGGTCGGGGTGATCTGCCACGGCCCGTGGACGCTCGTTGAGGCCGACGTGGTGCGGGGCCGCACGATCACGTCCTGGCCGAGCCTGCGCACCGACCTCACGAACGCCGGCGCGAACTGGGTCGACAAGGAGGTCGTCACCGACAACGGGCTGGTCAGCAGCCGCAAACCGGACGACCTGCCCGCGTTCTGCGCCAAGATCGTGGAGGAGTTCGCCGAGGGCCGGCACACCGCCTGAGGAAAGTCACCCGCCCACCGGGGGCATGATCCGCCCTCGGTGGGATAGGAAGCGGGATGACCGCCCAGACCGCCCCGCCCGCGCTGCCCGCCCGCCAGATCCGCCTGCTGATGTTCGGTCTGATGACCGGCATGCTGCTGGCGGCGCTCGACCAGACCATCGTCGGCACCGCCCTGCCGACGATCGTGGGGGAGCTGGGCGGCATCAACCACTACTCGTGGGTGGTCACCGCATACCTGCTGGCCTCGACCGCCTCGACGCCGCTGTACGGCAAGATGGCCGACCTGTACGGACGCCGGCCGGTCTTCCTGTTCTCGATCGGCATGTTCCTGCTCGGCTCGTTGCTGGCCGGGCTGTCGCAGAACATGACCCAGCTGATCGTCACGCGCGGTGTGCAGGGTATCGGCGCGGGTGGCCTGATGACGCTGGCGTTCACCATCATCTCGGACGTGGTCTCGCCCCGGGAGCGTGGCCGCTACCAGGGGTTGTTCGGCGCGGTGTTCGGCGTGTCCTCGGTGGCCGGGCCGCTCGTCGGCGGTTACTTCGCGGAGACCAACTGGCGGTGGATCTTCTACATCAACGTGCCGCTGGCGATCCTCGCCATCGTGGTCTGCTGGCACGTGATGCGGCTGGTGCCGTTCGAGCGCCGGGAGCACACAGTCGACTGGATCGGCGCGGCGCTGCTGGTAGCCGGGGTGAGCTGCCTGCTGCTGGCGCTGAGCTGGGGTGGCGCCGAGTACGCCTGGGGTTCCGGCGTGATCGTCGGCCTGTTCGTCGCGGGAGCGGTGCTGGGCGTGCTGTTCGTCGTCCAGGAGGCGCGGACCCGGGAACCGATCCTGCCGCTGCGGTTGTTCCGCAGCGCCACGTTCGCGCTCGCCAACGCGGCGGGCTTCGTCCTCGGTCTGGTGATGTTCGGGTCGATCATCTTCATCCCGCTCTACCTCCAGATCGTCAAGGGCGCCTCACCGACGCGCAGCGGTCTGCTGATGCTGCCGATGATGGCCGGCGTCATCATCACCTCGATCATCACCGGCCGGGCGATGAGCCGGATCGGCAGGTACAAGTGGTTCCCGGTGGCGGGCGCGGCCGTGCTGGTGGTCGGCATGCTGCTGTTCCAGCAGCTCCAGGTGGCCACCACGCTGTGGGCCGCGTTCGGCTACATGGTGGTGATCGGTGTCGGGCTGGGCCTGTGCATGCAGTCGCTGATCCTCGCGGTGCAGAACGCGGTCAGCGTGCGCGACCTGGGCGCGGGCACCTCCTCGGCCACGTTCTTCCGGTCGCTCGGCGGCTCGTTCGGCGTGGCCATCCTCGGCGCGGTGCTGTCGTCCCGGCTCACCACCGAACTGGCCGGCCGGCTGCCCGGCGCGCTCGCGCAGCTCCCGCCGGAGCAGCGGGCCGCGGTGTCGGCCGGCGGGAACTTCTCGATCAACGACCCGGCGGCCGTCCTGGCCCTGCCCGCCCCGGTACGCGCCGCCGTACAGGCCGCGTTCGTCGAGTCGCTGCACCTGGTCTTCCTGACCACCGGGCTGATCGCGATCGTCGCGGTGCTGGTCACGCTGGCGATGCCGAACCACCAGCTGCGCGGTACCGGTCCGCAGGGCGCCACCGGCGGCGCCGACCCGATCGGCGGCAAGGCCCCCGCGCCGGGCGGCAAGCCGCTCACCAAGGAGTCGAAGGAGGAGGCCGCCGCCGACATGGAGGCGAAGTCGCAGACGATGCTGTGACCGGCGGCTACTTGAGGATCAGCCGGTTGGTCTGCTCGAACACGTCCAGGTCGGCGAGCGTCTCGTGGACGCTCGTCGAGAGCGGGTGCGGGAAGTCCGCCGGACGGAAGAATCCGGCGTCGGTGGTCTCGTCGGTGAACCGGTCCAGCTCGCCGTCCCACTCGTCGACCCGGAACGCGGCGGTGAAGACCTGGTACGTGTGCCCGTACATGTTGGTGTGGGTGCGGTCCGGGCCGGTGTAGAGCGCGAACGCGCTGACCCGCAGCGCCCGTAGGCCGGTCTCCTCGCGCACCTCCCGGACCGCGCAGTCGGCGATCGACTCGCCGAGTTCCATGGCGCCGGCCGGCAGTGCCCACTGGCCGTTGTCGGAGCGCTGGATCAGCAGCACCCGCGCGGCGTTGTCGCGCACCACGGCGCGGGCGCCGACGA
This genomic window contains:
- the rfaE2 gene encoding D-glycero-beta-D-manno-heptose 1-phosphate adenylyltransferase, whose amino-acid sequence is MAGAAAEERRLATVVASWQQRPVLVVGDAMLDEWRFAESERLCREAPAPVLTLRRRISAAGGAANTAVNVAALGGRAALVAPVGADVAGDELHDCLDRAAVWDRTVSQPGRPTPVKRRMLAGNQILLREDSGGPEDALDDDGVARLLTALHCATEELRAVAPGQPLTLVVCDYGLGGLPSAVRAWLVANRDRYGTVALDAHDLADWRGLNPTVVTPSFAEATRLLARAAAGFAHGERNAVPNGGDLHLDHPPEAEGPSELMVGAAPGGSGDRAPGSPHPTSGAPAARTTDGSTGPTGEPTPGEERVALTGDGLSVTGTGVTVSATAGTGVDRAVLAESRLPELRAHTGADVVAVTLDTEGAVVGGAEGEPRRSHSTPVPASHAVGAGDAYLAAMTLALAADSGLPTAAQLAQLAATITVADTGTCVCRQEDLLAALGAGPEEGGHPALVGADELAALVDEHRQAGRSVVFTNGCFDVLHPGHVRYLTQARALGDLLIVAVNSDGSVRRLKGADRPVNPVEDRIALLAALACVDHVVVFEEDSPARLIEAVRPDVYVKGGDYPPEMVPEAPLVRRLGGQVRTLGYVPDRSTSAIIDRIRAQSVGMSERTERSEGREAVPDQHSPAVGEGRPA
- a CDS encoding type 1 glutamine amidotransferase domain-containing protein — protein: MAATLQGKRIAFLAADGVEEVEYTQPREAVENAGAQVELVSLDSGSIQAFNHLDHGKQYQVDVTVKEADAGAYDGLVLPGGVANPDFLRADPDAVRFVKSFFDAGKPVGVICHGPWTLVEADVVRGRTITSWPSLRTDLTNAGANWVDKEVVTDNGLVSSRKPDDLPAFCAKIVEEFAEGRHTA
- a CDS encoding MDR family MFS transporter, translating into MTAQTAPPALPARQIRLLMFGLMTGMLLAALDQTIVGTALPTIVGELGGINHYSWVVTAYLLASTASTPLYGKMADLYGRRPVFLFSIGMFLLGSLLAGLSQNMTQLIVTRGVQGIGAGGLMTLAFTIISDVVSPRERGRYQGLFGAVFGVSSVAGPLVGGYFAETNWRWIFYINVPLAILAIVVCWHVMRLVPFERREHTVDWIGAALLVAGVSCLLLALSWGGAEYAWGSGVIVGLFVAGAVLGVLFVVQEARTREPILPLRLFRSATFALANAAGFVLGLVMFGSIIFIPLYLQIVKGASPTRSGLLMLPMMAGVIITSIITGRAMSRIGRYKWFPVAGAAVLVVGMLLFQQLQVATTLWAAFGYMVVIGVGLGLCMQSLILAVQNAVSVRDLGAGTSSATFFRSLGGSFGVAILGAVLSSRLTTELAGRLPGALAQLPPEQRAAVSAGGNFSINDPAAVLALPAPVRAAVQAAFVESLHLVFLTTGLIAIVAVLVTLAMPNHQLRGTGPQGATGGADPIGGKAPAPGGKPLTKESKEEAAADMEAKSQTML
- a CDS encoding NUDIX domain-containing protein, encoding MSISWADSYVGQLRALAGDRTLMFVGARAVVRDNAARVLLIQRSDNGQWALPAGAMELGESIADCAVREVREETGLRALRVSAFALYTGPDRTHTNMYGHTYQVFTAAFRVDEWDGELDRFTDETTDAGFFRPADFPHPLSTSVHETLADLDVFEQTNRLILK